A region from the Falco rusticolus isolate bFalRus1 chromosome 4, bFalRus1.pri, whole genome shotgun sequence genome encodes:
- the LOC119147057 gene encoding C-C chemokine receptor type 8-like, whose amino-acid sequence MNPTSQFLGTTEYDYGYDENTAPCNEGNSFRRFKYLFLPILYCLVFVFCLLGNSLVLWVLLTRKRLTTMTDICLLNLAASDLLFVVPLPFQAHYASDQWVFGNAMCKTMAGIYYTGFYSSIFFITLMSIDRYIAIVHVVNSMRIRTASRGIITSLILWLVAGLASVPNIMFNQQLEIEQSVHCVTTYPPDNNTWKVASQFAANILGLLIPLSILICCYAQILKNLQKCKNRNKIKVVKMIFIIVIVFFLFWTPFHIALFLDSLQSLHIINDCKANYQIALALQLTETISFIHCCLNPVIYAFAGVTFKAHLKGLLQSCVRVLSSPVGGARCQSFSVPTQLSGCSDSTGVL is encoded by the coding sequence ATGAATCCCACAAGCCAGTTCCTTGGCACAACAGAGTATGACTACGGATATGATGAAAACACTGCTCCATGCAATGAAGGAAATAGCTTTCGCAGGTTTAAGTACCTCTTTCTGCCCATTCTTTACTGCCTTGTGtttgtcttctgtcttctgGGAAATTCCTTGGTCCTTTGGGTTCTCCTGACCAGGAAAAGGCTGACAACGATGACTGACATCTGCCTGCTGAACCTCGCAGCCTCTGATCTCCTCTTTGTTGTGCCTCTCCCTTTCCAAGCCCACTATGCTTCAGACCAGTGGGTTTTTGGCAATGCTATGTGCAAGACAATGGCTGGCATTTATTATACAGGGTTTTatagcagtattttctttataacCCTCATGAGCATAGACAGGTATATAGCAATTGTCCATGTTGTCAATTCCATGAGAATACGTACAGCCTCTCGTGGCATAATTACAAGTTTAATCCTGTGGCTGGTAGCTGGCTTGGCTTCTGTACCCAACATAATGTTCAACCAGCAGCTGGAAATTGAGCAGTCTGTCCACTGTGTCACCACATACCCCCCAGACAACAACACCTGGAAGGTAGCCTCTCAGTTTGCAGCCAATATCTTAGGTCTCTTGATTCCCCTTAGCATCCTCATTTGCTGCTATGCCCAGATACtgaaaaacctgcaaaaatgcaaaaatcgGAACAAGATCAAGGTGGTCAAAATGATTTTCATAATTGTCATcgttttcttcctcttctggaCTCCCTTCCACATCGCGCTGTTCCTAGActctctgcagagcctgcacaTCATCAATGACTGCAAGGCAAACTACCAGAtagccctggccctgcagctgaCAGAAACCATCTCCTTCATCCACTGCTGCCTGAACCCCGTGATCTACGCCTTTGCTGGGGTGACATTCAAGGCCCATCTTAAAGGACTACTGCAGTCCTGCGTCCGCGTCCTCTCCAGCCCTGTCGGAGGTGCCAGGTGTCAGTCATTTTCAGTGCCCACCCAGCTCTCTGGCTGCTCTGACAGCACAGGGGTCCTGTAA